A window of the Gemmatirosa kalamazoonensis genome harbors these coding sequences:
- a CDS encoding cupredoxin domain-containing protein, whose product MNFVTQPATLRVAPGDTVVWKNTDFVPHTATARDGAFDSKTIDGGKSWRWVAAAAGSHPYYCIFHPNMQATIEVR is encoded by the coding sequence GTGAACTTCGTGACTCAGCCGGCGACGCTGCGCGTCGCGCCCGGCGACACCGTCGTCTGGAAGAACACCGACTTCGTGCCGCACACGGCGACGGCGCGCGACGGCGCGTTCGACTCGAAGACGATCGACGGCGGCAAGAGCTGGCGCTGGGTCGCTGCGGCGGCCGGCAGCCATCCGTACTACTGCATCTTCCACCCGAACATGCAGGCGACGATCGAGGTGCGATGA